From Lagopus muta isolate bLagMut1 chromosome 12, bLagMut1 primary, whole genome shotgun sequence, one genomic window encodes:
- the ATP2C2 gene encoding calcium-transporting ATPase type 2C member 2 isoform X4: MVEGVLAKLFPKRPSARFVQKYQPLGSTEPEEESQECELKVIEQEKEVTVLLPKDACKCHKEDLAKALNVDLQTGLSEFSVLQRRLKHGWNEFSVDATEPIWKKYLDQFKNPLILLLLASALVSVITKEYEDAASITMAVLIVVTVAFIQEYRSEKSLEELNKLVPPECNCLREGKLQHLLARELVPGDIIYLSVGDRVPADLRLIEVTDLLVDESSFTGEAEPCNKTDGVLLEAGDITTLSNVVFMGTLVRYGKGKGVVIGTGENSQFGEVFKMMQAEETPKTPLQKSMDRLGKQLTLFSFGIIGLIMLIGWLQGKHLLSMFTIGVSLAVAAIPEGLPIVVTVTLVLGVLRMAKKRVIVKKLPIVETLGCCNVICSDKTGTLTANEMTVTRLVTSDGFQAEVSGVGYNGEGNVFLLPSKEILKEFSNVSVGKLVEAGCVVNNAIIRKNSVIGQPTEGALLALAMKMELADIKDIYARKKEIPFSSEQKWMAVKCTLKNQDQEDIYFMKGAFEEVIRHCTMYNSSGISLMLTPQQKASYQQEEKRMGSSGLRVLALASGSELGKLTFLGLVGIIDPPRAGVKEAVQVLVESGVSVKMITGDALETAVAIGQNIGLCNGKLKAMSGEELDQVAESELSSTVKNISIFFRTSPKHKLKIIKALQRAGAVVSMTGDGVNDAVALKSADIGIAMGQAGTDVSKEAANMILVDDDFSTVMNAIEEGKGIFYNIKNFVRFQLSTLGVEPVDKDTIKQPPRCITDTILSKSLILKIFMSALIIISGTLFVFWKENPKGGITPRTTTMTFTCFVFFDLFNALTCRSQTKLILEIGFFRNRMFLYSVLGSFLGQLAVIYVPPLQKIFQTENLGVLDLLFLTGLASSVFIVSELVKLCEKHCCHQKHTKECSN, encoded by the exons ATGGTGGAAGGAGTGCTCGCCAAACTCTTCCCCAAACGGCCATCTGCTCGCTTCGTGCAGAAATATCAGCCCCTTGGGAGCACCGAGCCAGAAGAGGAG agccaggagtGTGAGCTGAAAGTCATTGAACAGGAGAAGGAAGTGACAGTTCTGCTACCAAAAGATGCTTGTAAATGCCATAAAGAAGACTTGGCTAAAGCCTTAAAC GTTGATTTACAGACTGGGCTCTCCGagttttctgtgctgcagcgAAGGTTAAAACATGGCTGGAATGAATTTTCAGTAGATGCCACAGAGCCTATATGGAAGAAATACCTGGACCAG tttaaaaatcCCCTCATTCTCTTGTTGCTGGCTTCTGCTTTGGTAAGCGTCATCACTAAGGAGTACGAGGATGCTGCGAGCATCACCATG GCTGTGCTCATCGTGGTCACCGTGGCCTTCATCCAG GAGTATCGTTCTGAAAAGTCTCTGGAAGAACTGAACAAGTTGGTTCCTCCTGAGTGCAACTG CCTGAGGgaaggaaaactgcagcatCTTCTAGCAAGAGAGCTTGTGCCTGGAGATATCATATATCTTTCTGTTGGTGATAGGGTACCTGCAGACCTCAGGCTAATAGAG gTTACAGATCTGCTGGTGGATGAATCCAGTTTTACAGGAGAAGCTGAGCCTTGCAACAAGACTGATGGTGTGTTACTAGAAGCTGGAGACATAACCACTCTGAGCAATGTTGTTTTCATGGGGACCCTGGTGCGAtatgggaagggaaaa gGTGTAGTTATCGGGACAGGTGAAAATTCACAGTTTGGAGAGGTGTTCAAAATGATGCAAGCTGAAGAG ACTCCCAAAACACCTCTCCAAAAAAGCATGGACAGACTGGGGAAGCAACTCACCCTTTTCTCCTTTGGCATAATTG GTTTAATAATGCTCATTGGCTGGTTACAAGGAAAGCATCTTCTCAGCATGTTCACCATTGGAGTTAG CCTGGCAGTGGCTGCCATCCCAGAGGGCCTTCCCATCGTGGTCACTGTGACACTGGTGCTGGGTGTTCTTCGTATGGCCAAGAAAAGAGTGATTGTGAAGAAGCTGCCCATCGTAGAAACCTTAG GCTGCTGCAATGTCATCTGCTCAGACAAGACGGGCACTCTGACTGCCAATGAGATGACAGTGACTCGACTTGTGACCTCAGATGGCTTCCAGGCAGAG GTCAGTGGGGTGGGATACAATGGAgagggaaatgtttttcttctgccatcAAAGGAAATACTTAAAGAATTTTCCAACGTCTCGGTTGGGAAACTAGTGGAG GCTGGCTGCGTGGTCAATAATGCCATTATCAGGAAAAACAGTGTGATAGGACAGCCCACAGAAGGAGCTCTTCTTGCTCTCGCAATGAAG ATGGAATTAGCTGACATAAAAGATATTTatgcaagaaagaaggaaattccATTTAGCTCCGAACAAAAGTGGATGGCTGTGAAATGCACACTGAAAAATCAG GATCAGGAAGATATTTACTTCATGAAAGGAGCATTTGAAGAAGTGATTCGACATTGCACTATGTATAACAGCAGTGGCATCTCATTAATGCTCACACCTCAGCAGAAAGCCTCCTaccagcaggaagagaaaagaatgggCTCCTCAGGTCTACGAG TACTCGCTTTGGCTTCAGGTTCAGAACTTGGCAAACTGACCTTTTTGGGCCTGGTTGGAATAATTGATCCCCCCAGGGCTGGAGTGAAAGAAGCTGTGCAGGTCCTTGTTGAGTCTGGTGTCTCAGTAAAGATGATAACTGGAGATGCCCTGGAAACTGCTGTGGCTATAG GGCAGAATATTGGTCTCTGcaatggaaaactgaaagccATGTCCGGGGAAGAGCTGGATCAAGTGGCAGAGTCAGAACTCTCATCAACTGTCAAAAAT atttccaTCTTCTTTAGAACAAGTCCAAAGCACAAGCTAAAAATCATAAAG gctctgcagagagctggtgCCGTTGTGTCAATGACAGGGGATGGTGTTAACGATGCTGTGGCTCTGAAATCTGCAGATATTGGGATTGCCATGGGGCAGGCGGGTACAGATGTCAGCAAAGAGGCTGCCAACATGATCCTTGTGGACGATGACTTCTCAACAGTAAT gaATGCAAtagaagagggaaaaggaatattttacaACATAAAAAACTTTGTCCGGTTCCAGCTGAGCAC CTTGGGAGTTGAACCTGTTGATAAGGATACAATCAAACAGCCACCCCGATGTATTACGGACACTATACTCAGCAAATCACTGATCCTGAAAATCTTCATGTCAGCTCTAATTATCATTAGTGGAACCCTCTTTGTCTTCTGGAAGGAG AATCCTAAAGGTGGCATAACCCCCCGGACCACAACCATGACTTTCACGTGTTTCGTGTTTTTTGACCTCTTCAATGCTCTGACGTGTCGTTCTCAG ACAAAGCTGATACTGGAAATAGGCTTTTTTCGAAACCGCATGTTCTTGTATTCTGTGCTCGGGTCATTTCTGGGACAGCTGGCTGTTATATACGTCCCTCCATTACAGAAGATCTTCCAGACAGAGAACTTAGGAGTGCTAG ACTTGCTCTTTCTTACTGGACTGGCTTCCTCAGTTTTCATCGTGTCTGAGTTGGTCAAACTCTGTGAAAAACACTGCTGCCACCAGAAGCACACCAAGGAATGCAGTAACTga
- the ATP2C2 gene encoding calcium-transporting ATPase type 2C member 2 isoform X3, with amino-acid sequence MVEGVLAKLFPKRPSARFVQKYQPLGSTEPEEESQECELKVIEQEKEVTVLLPKDACKCHKEDLAKALNVDLQTGLSEFSVLQRRLKHGWNEFSVDATEPIWKKYLDQFKNPLILLLLASALVSVITKEYEDAASITMAVLIVVTVAFIQEYRSEKSLEELNKLVPPECNCLREGKLQHLLARELVPGDIIYLSVGDRVPADLRLIEVTDLLVDESSFTGEAEPCNKTDGVLLEAGDITTLSNVVFMGTLVRYGKGKGVVIGTGENSQFGEVFKMMQAEETPKTPLQKSMDRLGKQLTLFSFGIIGLIMLIGWLQGKHLLSMFTIGVSLAVAAIPEGLPIVVTVTLVLGVLRMAKKRVIVKKLPIVETLGCCNVICSDKTGTLTANEMTVTRLVTSDGFQAEAGCVVNNAIIRKNSVIGQPTEGALLALAMKMELADIKDIYARKKEIPFSSEQKWMAVKCTLKNQDQEDIYFMKGAFEEVIRHCTMYNSSGISLMLTPQQKASYQQEEKRMGSSGLRVLALASGSELGKLTFLGLVGIIDPPRAGVKEAVQVLVESGVSVKMITGDALETAVAIGQNIGLCNGKLKAMSGEELDQVAESELSSTVKNISIFFRTSPKHKLKIIKALQRAGAVVSMTGDGVNDAVALKSADIGIAMGQAGTDVSKEAANMILVDDDFSTVMNAIEEGKGIFYNIKNFVRFQLSTSISALSLITLSTVLNLPNPLNAMQILWINIIMDGPPAQSLGVEPVDKDTIKQPPRCITDTILSKSLILKIFMSALIIISGTLFVFWKENPKGGITPRTTTMTFTCFVFFDLFNALTCRSQTKLILEIGFFRNRMFLYSVLGSFLGQLAVIYVPPLQKIFQTENLGVLDLLFLTGLASSVFIVSELVKLCEKHCCHQKHTKECSN; translated from the exons ATGGTGGAAGGAGTGCTCGCCAAACTCTTCCCCAAACGGCCATCTGCTCGCTTCGTGCAGAAATATCAGCCCCTTGGGAGCACCGAGCCAGAAGAGGAG agccaggagtGTGAGCTGAAAGTCATTGAACAGGAGAAGGAAGTGACAGTTCTGCTACCAAAAGATGCTTGTAAATGCCATAAAGAAGACTTGGCTAAAGCCTTAAAC GTTGATTTACAGACTGGGCTCTCCGagttttctgtgctgcagcgAAGGTTAAAACATGGCTGGAATGAATTTTCAGTAGATGCCACAGAGCCTATATGGAAGAAATACCTGGACCAG tttaaaaatcCCCTCATTCTCTTGTTGCTGGCTTCTGCTTTGGTAAGCGTCATCACTAAGGAGTACGAGGATGCTGCGAGCATCACCATG GCTGTGCTCATCGTGGTCACCGTGGCCTTCATCCAG GAGTATCGTTCTGAAAAGTCTCTGGAAGAACTGAACAAGTTGGTTCCTCCTGAGTGCAACTG CCTGAGGgaaggaaaactgcagcatCTTCTAGCAAGAGAGCTTGTGCCTGGAGATATCATATATCTTTCTGTTGGTGATAGGGTACCTGCAGACCTCAGGCTAATAGAG gTTACAGATCTGCTGGTGGATGAATCCAGTTTTACAGGAGAAGCTGAGCCTTGCAACAAGACTGATGGTGTGTTACTAGAAGCTGGAGACATAACCACTCTGAGCAATGTTGTTTTCATGGGGACCCTGGTGCGAtatgggaagggaaaa gGTGTAGTTATCGGGACAGGTGAAAATTCACAGTTTGGAGAGGTGTTCAAAATGATGCAAGCTGAAGAG ACTCCCAAAACACCTCTCCAAAAAAGCATGGACAGACTGGGGAAGCAACTCACCCTTTTCTCCTTTGGCATAATTG GTTTAATAATGCTCATTGGCTGGTTACAAGGAAAGCATCTTCTCAGCATGTTCACCATTGGAGTTAG CCTGGCAGTGGCTGCCATCCCAGAGGGCCTTCCCATCGTGGTCACTGTGACACTGGTGCTGGGTGTTCTTCGTATGGCCAAGAAAAGAGTGATTGTGAAGAAGCTGCCCATCGTAGAAACCTTAG GCTGCTGCAATGTCATCTGCTCAGACAAGACGGGCACTCTGACTGCCAATGAGATGACAGTGACTCGACTTGTGACCTCAGATGGCTTCCAGGCAGAG GCTGGCTGCGTGGTCAATAATGCCATTATCAGGAAAAACAGTGTGATAGGACAGCCCACAGAAGGAGCTCTTCTTGCTCTCGCAATGAAG ATGGAATTAGCTGACATAAAAGATATTTatgcaagaaagaaggaaattccATTTAGCTCCGAACAAAAGTGGATGGCTGTGAAATGCACACTGAAAAATCAG GATCAGGAAGATATTTACTTCATGAAAGGAGCATTTGAAGAAGTGATTCGACATTGCACTATGTATAACAGCAGTGGCATCTCATTAATGCTCACACCTCAGCAGAAAGCCTCCTaccagcaggaagagaaaagaatgggCTCCTCAGGTCTACGAG TACTCGCTTTGGCTTCAGGTTCAGAACTTGGCAAACTGACCTTTTTGGGCCTGGTTGGAATAATTGATCCCCCCAGGGCTGGAGTGAAAGAAGCTGTGCAGGTCCTTGTTGAGTCTGGTGTCTCAGTAAAGATGATAACTGGAGATGCCCTGGAAACTGCTGTGGCTATAG GGCAGAATATTGGTCTCTGcaatggaaaactgaaagccATGTCCGGGGAAGAGCTGGATCAAGTGGCAGAGTCAGAACTCTCATCAACTGTCAAAAAT atttccaTCTTCTTTAGAACAAGTCCAAAGCACAAGCTAAAAATCATAAAG gctctgcagagagctggtgCCGTTGTGTCAATGACAGGGGATGGTGTTAACGATGCTGTGGCTCTGAAATCTGCAGATATTGGGATTGCCATGGGGCAGGCGGGTACAGATGTCAGCAAAGAGGCTGCCAACATGATCCTTGTGGACGATGACTTCTCAACAGTAAT gaATGCAAtagaagagggaaaaggaatattttacaACATAAAAAACTTTGTCCGGTTCCAGCTGAGCAC GAGCATTTCAGCTTTGAGCTTAATTACTCTGTCAACAGTGCTCAACCTACCtaatccactcaatgccatgcAGATCTTATGGATCAACATCATCATGGATGGGCCCCCAGCCCAAAG CTTGGGAGTTGAACCTGTTGATAAGGATACAATCAAACAGCCACCCCGATGTATTACGGACACTATACTCAGCAAATCACTGATCCTGAAAATCTTCATGTCAGCTCTAATTATCATTAGTGGAACCCTCTTTGTCTTCTGGAAGGAG AATCCTAAAGGTGGCATAACCCCCCGGACCACAACCATGACTTTCACGTGTTTCGTGTTTTTTGACCTCTTCAATGCTCTGACGTGTCGTTCTCAG ACAAAGCTGATACTGGAAATAGGCTTTTTTCGAAACCGCATGTTCTTGTATTCTGTGCTCGGGTCATTTCTGGGACAGCTGGCTGTTATATACGTCCCTCCATTACAGAAGATCTTCCAGACAGAGAACTTAGGAGTGCTAG ACTTGCTCTTTCTTACTGGACTGGCTTCCTCAGTTTTCATCGTGTCTGAGTTGGTCAAACTCTGTGAAAAACACTGCTGCCACCAGAAGCACACCAAGGAATGCAGTAACTga
- the ATP2C2 gene encoding calcium-transporting ATPase type 2C member 2 isoform X1 has protein sequence MVEGVLAKLFPKRPSARFVQKYQPLGSTEPEEESQECELKVIEQEKEVTVLLPKDACKCHKEDLAKALNVDLQTGLSEFSVLQRRLKHGWNEFSVDATEPIWKKYLDQFKNPLILLLLASALVSVITKEYEDAASITMAVLIVVTVAFIQEYRSEKSLEELNKLVPPECNCLREGKLQHLLARELVPGDIIYLSVGDRVPADLRLIEVTDLLVDESSFTGEAEPCNKTDGVLLEAGDITTLSNVVFMGTLVRYGKGKGVVIGTGENSQFGEVFKMMQAEETPKTPLQKSMDRLGKQLTLFSFGIIGLIMLIGWLQGKHLLSMFTIGVSLAVAAIPEGLPIVVTVTLVLGVLRMAKKRVIVKKLPIVETLGCCNVICSDKTGTLTANEMTVTRLVTSDGFQAEVSGVGYNGEGNVFLLPSKEILKEFSNVSVGKLVEAGCVVNNAIIRKNSVIGQPTEGALLALAMKMELADIKDIYARKKEIPFSSEQKWMAVKCTLKNQDQEDIYFMKGAFEEVIRHCTMYNSSGISLMLTPQQKASYQQEEKRMGSSGLRVLALASGSELGKLTFLGLVGIIDPPRAGVKEAVQVLVESGVSVKMITGDALETAVAIGQNIGLCNGKLKAMSGEELDQVAESELSSTVKNISIFFRTSPKHKLKIIKALQRAGAVVSMTGDGVNDAVALKSADIGIAMGQAGTDVSKEAANMILVDDDFSTVMNAIEEGKGIFYNIKNFVRFQLSTSISALSLITLSTVLNLPNPLNAMQILWINIIMDGPPAQSLGVEPVDKDTIKQPPRCITDTILSKSLILKIFMSALIIISGTLFVFWKENPKGGITPRTTTMTFTCFVFFDLFNALTCRSQTKLILEIGFFRNRMFLYSVLGSFLGQLAVIYVPPLQKIFQTENLGVLDLLFLTGLASSVFIVSELVKLCEKHCCHQKHTKECSN, from the exons ATGGTGGAAGGAGTGCTCGCCAAACTCTTCCCCAAACGGCCATCTGCTCGCTTCGTGCAGAAATATCAGCCCCTTGGGAGCACCGAGCCAGAAGAGGAG agccaggagtGTGAGCTGAAAGTCATTGAACAGGAGAAGGAAGTGACAGTTCTGCTACCAAAAGATGCTTGTAAATGCCATAAAGAAGACTTGGCTAAAGCCTTAAAC GTTGATTTACAGACTGGGCTCTCCGagttttctgtgctgcagcgAAGGTTAAAACATGGCTGGAATGAATTTTCAGTAGATGCCACAGAGCCTATATGGAAGAAATACCTGGACCAG tttaaaaatcCCCTCATTCTCTTGTTGCTGGCTTCTGCTTTGGTAAGCGTCATCACTAAGGAGTACGAGGATGCTGCGAGCATCACCATG GCTGTGCTCATCGTGGTCACCGTGGCCTTCATCCAG GAGTATCGTTCTGAAAAGTCTCTGGAAGAACTGAACAAGTTGGTTCCTCCTGAGTGCAACTG CCTGAGGgaaggaaaactgcagcatCTTCTAGCAAGAGAGCTTGTGCCTGGAGATATCATATATCTTTCTGTTGGTGATAGGGTACCTGCAGACCTCAGGCTAATAGAG gTTACAGATCTGCTGGTGGATGAATCCAGTTTTACAGGAGAAGCTGAGCCTTGCAACAAGACTGATGGTGTGTTACTAGAAGCTGGAGACATAACCACTCTGAGCAATGTTGTTTTCATGGGGACCCTGGTGCGAtatgggaagggaaaa gGTGTAGTTATCGGGACAGGTGAAAATTCACAGTTTGGAGAGGTGTTCAAAATGATGCAAGCTGAAGAG ACTCCCAAAACACCTCTCCAAAAAAGCATGGACAGACTGGGGAAGCAACTCACCCTTTTCTCCTTTGGCATAATTG GTTTAATAATGCTCATTGGCTGGTTACAAGGAAAGCATCTTCTCAGCATGTTCACCATTGGAGTTAG CCTGGCAGTGGCTGCCATCCCAGAGGGCCTTCCCATCGTGGTCACTGTGACACTGGTGCTGGGTGTTCTTCGTATGGCCAAGAAAAGAGTGATTGTGAAGAAGCTGCCCATCGTAGAAACCTTAG GCTGCTGCAATGTCATCTGCTCAGACAAGACGGGCACTCTGACTGCCAATGAGATGACAGTGACTCGACTTGTGACCTCAGATGGCTTCCAGGCAGAG GTCAGTGGGGTGGGATACAATGGAgagggaaatgtttttcttctgccatcAAAGGAAATACTTAAAGAATTTTCCAACGTCTCGGTTGGGAAACTAGTGGAG GCTGGCTGCGTGGTCAATAATGCCATTATCAGGAAAAACAGTGTGATAGGACAGCCCACAGAAGGAGCTCTTCTTGCTCTCGCAATGAAG ATGGAATTAGCTGACATAAAAGATATTTatgcaagaaagaaggaaattccATTTAGCTCCGAACAAAAGTGGATGGCTGTGAAATGCACACTGAAAAATCAG GATCAGGAAGATATTTACTTCATGAAAGGAGCATTTGAAGAAGTGATTCGACATTGCACTATGTATAACAGCAGTGGCATCTCATTAATGCTCACACCTCAGCAGAAAGCCTCCTaccagcaggaagagaaaagaatgggCTCCTCAGGTCTACGAG TACTCGCTTTGGCTTCAGGTTCAGAACTTGGCAAACTGACCTTTTTGGGCCTGGTTGGAATAATTGATCCCCCCAGGGCTGGAGTGAAAGAAGCTGTGCAGGTCCTTGTTGAGTCTGGTGTCTCAGTAAAGATGATAACTGGAGATGCCCTGGAAACTGCTGTGGCTATAG GGCAGAATATTGGTCTCTGcaatggaaaactgaaagccATGTCCGGGGAAGAGCTGGATCAAGTGGCAGAGTCAGAACTCTCATCAACTGTCAAAAAT atttccaTCTTCTTTAGAACAAGTCCAAAGCACAAGCTAAAAATCATAAAG gctctgcagagagctggtgCCGTTGTGTCAATGACAGGGGATGGTGTTAACGATGCTGTGGCTCTGAAATCTGCAGATATTGGGATTGCCATGGGGCAGGCGGGTACAGATGTCAGCAAAGAGGCTGCCAACATGATCCTTGTGGACGATGACTTCTCAACAGTAAT gaATGCAAtagaagagggaaaaggaatattttacaACATAAAAAACTTTGTCCGGTTCCAGCTGAGCAC GAGCATTTCAGCTTTGAGCTTAATTACTCTGTCAACAGTGCTCAACCTACCtaatccactcaatgccatgcAGATCTTATGGATCAACATCATCATGGATGGGCCCCCAGCCCAAAG CTTGGGAGTTGAACCTGTTGATAAGGATACAATCAAACAGCCACCCCGATGTATTACGGACACTATACTCAGCAAATCACTGATCCTGAAAATCTTCATGTCAGCTCTAATTATCATTAGTGGAACCCTCTTTGTCTTCTGGAAGGAG AATCCTAAAGGTGGCATAACCCCCCGGACCACAACCATGACTTTCACGTGTTTCGTGTTTTTTGACCTCTTCAATGCTCTGACGTGTCGTTCTCAG ACAAAGCTGATACTGGAAATAGGCTTTTTTCGAAACCGCATGTTCTTGTATTCTGTGCTCGGGTCATTTCTGGGACAGCTGGCTGTTATATACGTCCCTCCATTACAGAAGATCTTCCAGACAGAGAACTTAGGAGTGCTAG ACTTGCTCTTTCTTACTGGACTGGCTTCCTCAGTTTTCATCGTGTCTGAGTTGGTCAAACTCTGTGAAAAACACTGCTGCCACCAGAAGCACACCAAGGAATGCAGTAACTga